One stretch of Cedecea neteri DNA includes these proteins:
- a CDS encoding S24 family peptidase has translation MAFPSPAADYAESRISLDRQLISHPAATYFMRAMETHLRAGIVKGALLVIDNSVTACDGSILVCELEGGFQLRRLRLYPRKCLERMDTGVREHYGEGVEVFGVVTYIINDARTDEFDDNPCM, from the coding sequence ATGGCGTTCCCATCCCCAGCTGCTGATTACGCCGAAAGCCGTATTTCTCTCGATCGGCAGCTGATCAGCCATCCTGCAGCGACTTACTTCATGCGGGCTATGGAAACGCATTTGCGGGCAGGGATAGTGAAGGGCGCATTGCTCGTTATCGATAACTCGGTAACAGCATGTGATGGTTCAATTCTGGTCTGCGAGCTGGAAGGTGGGTTCCAACTGCGGCGCTTACGTCTCTATCCGCGGAAATGCCTGGAGCGGATGGATACCGGAGTGAGGGAGCATTACGGAGAGGGCGTAGAGGTGTTTGGCGTCGTGACGTACATCATCAATGATGCGCGAACCGACGAGTTTGATGATAACCCGTGTATGTGA
- a CDS encoding contractile injection system protein, VgrG/Pvc8 family: protein MEYKPTFTLTAEGKDITQAIARGLSNIKLTDYGGATGKSDTLDITLYSETLTLPKKGARLRLGLGFNDKMQDKGWFVVSKVQSSGPPRQITISATAAPMNSAKQSGDVTSQKTRSFDDVTLGDIVKTLATDNGLQAKIAEALSDIKIAHIDQVRESDAALLSRLAKQYDAVSKPSGGYWLFLPQGDGTTVSGKQLASITITPDKGGRWNYIEGERDGAAKGSKSGKVSVNYFDPSTGETKTTQTEHPGGSDKQHPYTQPSKDAAQASAKAKATQMKRNGRKMSITMPCRPSLLPITAESRVTTRGFGVREDHTWLTESVSFSLSTGGMTVDFSLATDIKPQGKKGKEEKKSGPDYFS, encoded by the coding sequence ATGGAATATAAACCGACATTCACCCTTACAGCTGAAGGTAAAGATATTACGCAGGCCATAGCGCGGGGGCTCAGTAATATCAAACTGACGGACTACGGCGGCGCCACGGGCAAGAGCGATACTCTTGATATCACGCTTTATTCCGAAACACTGACGCTCCCGAAAAAGGGCGCCCGGCTGCGTCTGGGGCTGGGATTTAATGACAAAATGCAGGACAAAGGCTGGTTTGTTGTGAGCAAGGTGCAGAGCAGTGGCCCGCCCCGACAAATAACGATCAGCGCCACTGCCGCGCCGATGAACAGTGCAAAGCAAAGTGGTGATGTAACAAGCCAAAAAACGCGGTCATTCGACGATGTAACTCTGGGGGATATCGTAAAAACGCTGGCCACCGACAATGGCCTGCAGGCGAAGATAGCGGAAGCACTGAGCGACATTAAAATCGCCCATATTGACCAGGTCCGGGAGTCGGACGCGGCGTTGCTGAGCCGCCTCGCGAAACAATATGACGCCGTGAGTAAGCCGAGCGGGGGATACTGGCTTTTCCTGCCGCAGGGCGATGGAACGACGGTCAGCGGCAAGCAGCTGGCATCGATAACGATAACGCCAGATAAGGGCGGCCGTTGGAACTATATCGAGGGAGAGCGAGACGGCGCTGCGAAGGGCAGCAAATCAGGTAAAGTCAGCGTGAATTACTTTGACCCTTCAACCGGCGAGACAAAAACGACACAGACGGAACATCCCGGCGGCTCAGATAAGCAGCATCCGTACACGCAGCCGAGCAAGGATGCAGCGCAGGCGAGCGCAAAGGCTAAGGCTACACAGATGAAGCGCAACGGTCGGAAAATGTCTATCACGATGCCCTGCAGGCCGTCATTACTGCCCATTACTGCAGAGTCGAGAGTCACTACCCGCGGTTTTGGTGTTCGAGAGGATCATACCTGGCTGACTGAATCTGTGAGCTTTTCGCTCAGCACTGGCGGCATGACCGTGGATTTTAGCCTGGCGACGGATATCAAGCCGCAGGGAAAAAAAGGGAAGGAAGAAAAGAAATCGGGGCCGGATTATTTTTCATAG
- a CDS encoding tail protein X, whose amino-acid sequence MATIWTTSDGDVLDAICVKNYGDAGLNQSLAAVLDANPGLADLGAIYPAGVEITLPAWTAEAEESSVSLWD is encoded by the coding sequence ATGGCGACGATCTGGACAACCTCTGACGGCGATGTTTTAGACGCAATTTGTGTGAAAAATTACGGCGATGCAGGGCTTAATCAGTCGCTGGCGGCGGTACTCGATGCGAATCCGGGGCTGGCTGATTTGGGGGCTATTTATCCTGCTGGCGTTGAAATTACGCTGCCGGCATGGACCGCAGAAGCAGAGGAAAGCAGCGTGAGTTTATGGGATTAA
- a CDS encoding phage tail protein: protein MSEILDAFYQADSANTGPAPSDAPRIMLSFGSFEFSIDTAAYKTLTREASWRWAEQQRTGKQDLLQYTGKPGRTVKLEGEAHCSFRNGVEAIDDLYDLGDLAEPQLLVTSEGDVMGYWVVKEFTDTITSLLPGGAARHKTFSVTIQHYGDDLDNL, encoded by the coding sequence ATGAGCGAAATTCTGGATGCCTTTTATCAAGCCGACTCCGCAAACACTGGCCCGGCCCCCAGCGATGCGCCGCGCATTATGCTTAGCTTTGGCTCGTTTGAGTTCTCTATAGATACCGCAGCATACAAGACGCTGACGCGAGAGGCGAGCTGGCGATGGGCTGAGCAGCAACGAACGGGCAAGCAAGACCTCTTGCAATACACTGGCAAGCCGGGGCGCACAGTAAAACTGGAAGGCGAGGCGCACTGTTCGTTTAGAAACGGCGTAGAGGCTATCGACGATCTTTATGACCTGGGTGACCTCGCCGAGCCTCAGCTTTTAGTGACGAGTGAAGGGGATGTGATGGGCTATTGGGTAGTAAAAGAATTTACGGACACGATAACCAGCCTTCTGCCGGGCGGCGCGGCGCGGCATAAAACTTTTTCGGTGACAATACAACATTATGGCGACGATCTGGACAACCTCTGA
- a CDS encoding phage tail assembly protein encodes MSFPDNKIEITLDFPYTTLAGVEIEKIVMRSPTVRDRLLRKKDKRDDMEADIHMIANMCGLESEDLMNMEGCDYLRLERQFNVFLTPVIARKKAKS; translated from the coding sequence ATGTCATTTCCAGATAACAAAATTGAAATTACCCTCGATTTTCCATACACCACCCTTGCCGGCGTTGAAATTGAAAAAATCGTGATGCGCTCGCCGACTGTGCGCGATCGTCTGCTGCGCAAAAAAGATAAACGCGACGACATGGAGGCGGATATCCATATGATTGCCAACATGTGCGGACTGGAATCAGAGGATCTGATGAACATGGAAGGGTGCGATTACCTGCGTCTGGAGCGCCAGTTCAATGTTTTTTTAACACCGGTCATCGCGCGGAAGAAAGCGAAATCCTGA
- a CDS encoding phage major tail tube protein yields MNKNMLRAWTLFLNGGLRLPSSHEYTPTELSIIKIDMRTGGMDMAAPVDDGMEPMMCSFKLYGMDTNVLASFGMTSGSSFPRLTAYEGYQYTGGEYGRIDEMEGIITKITPDARPNSNLGDASLNVEMSLNYYRSTLDGRELFEIIPDQFVRRVNGVDVLAGLRSKVRI; encoded by the coding sequence ATGAATAAAAACATGTTACGCGCCTGGACTCTGTTTCTGAACGGCGGGCTCCGCCTGCCCAGCTCGCATGAGTACACGCCGACAGAACTGTCGATTATCAAAATCGATATGCGCACCGGTGGCATGGACATGGCCGCGCCGGTCGACGACGGCATGGAACCGATGATGTGCTCCTTTAAGCTTTATGGCATGGATACTAACGTCCTGGCGTCGTTTGGCATGACCAGCGGCAGCAGTTTCCCGCGCCTTACTGCATATGAGGGTTATCAGTACACCGGCGGAGAGTACGGGCGTATTGATGAGATGGAAGGGATCATAACTAAAATCACGCCTGATGCCCGGCCAAACAGCAACCTGGGTGACGCGTCGTTAAATGTGGAAATGAGCCTCAATTATTACCGTTCCACGCTCGACGGCCGGGAGCTTTTCGAGATTATCCCGGATCAGTTTGTGCGGCGCGTAAACGGCGTGGATGTGCTTGCCGGCCTGCGCAGTAAAGTTCGTATTTAA
- a CDS encoding phage tail sheath C-terminal domain-containing protein, translating to MSELHGVETIELTQGTVAVTTIRTAVIGLAGTAPDAATGTVAALQTGSALLDSLLVFSAKKAGVVGNKYSVTAAAAILDPADSKEIMPAIKYVDGVLDITLGIDDKGEVTTTAAEVMTLVNALADSDITAAVTGEATGIVLPFSEALAGGTDEPYPLNVPVVVAGGISQAKKLGATGSLPAALADIFDQEGALVVIVRAEADEKEETQRANIIAAVAALQDSKSITTYQPRILIAPDFSDDGAVAKQLETTANKLRGVAYVDSASMATAQDVVLRRSMFGARVELLRPHVAQAATTGEIIYRPYSACAAGLRARIDRENGWWWSKSNQEIMNILGVEQVDSFELNDPNCVANLLNMDNVSTIIRYDGFRHWGNRLCTTDPQLRFESVRRSADVIEDSIEQTMMLYIDRPLDKQVADDIIGTINSYMRKLKGLGAIFGGKAWLDEELNTAETIAAGVLYIDYDFGPKSPLEHLVMRVKINNTYAVVEMVTK from the coding sequence ATGTCCGAACTTCACGGCGTTGAGACGATTGAACTCACGCAAGGAACGGTTGCTGTAACGACAATCCGAACGGCGGTAATTGGGCTGGCCGGTACTGCTCCGGATGCCGCCACGGGGACCGTTGCGGCATTACAAACAGGCTCCGCATTGCTGGATAGTCTGCTGGTATTTAGCGCGAAGAAAGCCGGTGTGGTGGGAAATAAATACTCGGTCACGGCGGCTGCGGCCATTCTTGATCCGGCCGACTCGAAAGAGATTATGCCGGCTATAAAATACGTGGACGGTGTGCTCGATATCACGCTGGGTATTGATGATAAGGGCGAAGTTACGACCACCGCTGCAGAGGTGATGACACTTGTGAATGCGCTCGCTGATTCGGATATCACCGCGGCGGTCACAGGAGAGGCCACCGGCATTGTGCTGCCGTTCTCTGAAGCACTAGCCGGCGGCACTGATGAGCCCTATCCGCTCAACGTGCCGGTCGTTGTCGCCGGCGGCATTTCGCAGGCTAAAAAGCTGGGGGCTACCGGCAGCCTGCCGGCGGCACTGGCTGACATTTTCGATCAGGAAGGGGCGCTGGTTGTCATTGTGCGCGCCGAAGCTGACGAAAAAGAAGAGACGCAGCGCGCGAATATCATCGCGGCCGTGGCGGCGCTGCAGGACAGCAAATCCATTACGACGTATCAGCCGCGTATCCTGATCGCGCCCGATTTTTCGGATGATGGCGCGGTGGCTAAACAACTGGAAACGACGGCCAATAAGCTGCGCGGCGTGGCGTATGTTGATTCGGCATCGATGGCGACGGCGCAAGATGTTGTGCTGCGTCGTAGCATGTTCGGCGCCCGCGTTGAGCTGCTGCGCCCGCACGTTGCACAAGCGGCTACTACCGGCGAAATCATCTATCGCCCTTATTCCGCATGTGCCGCCGGGCTGCGCGCTCGCATCGACCGCGAGAACGGCTGGTGGTGGAGCAAGTCGAATCAGGAAATCATGAACATCCTGGGCGTCGAGCAGGTGGACAGCTTCGAGCTGAATGACCCGAACTGCGTGGCCAACTTGCTGAACATGGATAACGTTTCAACGATTATTCGTTACGACGGTTTCAGGCACTGGGGGAACCGCCTCTGCACCACCGACCCCCAGCTGCGCTTTGAGTCGGTCCGCCGTTCCGCGGATGTTATCGAGGACTCTATCGAGCAAACGATGATGCTCTACATTGACCGCCCGCTCGATAAGCAGGTGGCCGATGACATCATCGGCACGATTAATTCTTACATGCGTAAGCTTAAAGGGCTGGGGGCTATTTTCGGCGGTAAGGCATGGCTTGATGAAGAGCTGAACACGGCCGAAACGATCGCCGCCGGCGTGCTCTATATCGATTATGACTTCGGGCCAAAATCGCCGCTTGAGCACCTGGTGATGCGCGTGAAGATTAACAACACATACGCTGTGGTGGAGATGGTTACTAAATGA
- a CDS encoding tail fiber assembly protein, protein MKHYKNFKKVEPTAAQIKRFGKEAARRMEFLASENSECWFECQKLFADDTIKIMYDSNNIILAIVDEPIPGMGDTLCAGALWPRNMSVMEVAPADFPVGCCADGAWSVMGGEIIRDEKLVELLAIRRNTKIRDKKVMAAMAQLNMLQISATMKASRSGDTEKLAALHKEIITLRDIDLTLENPAWPETA, encoded by the coding sequence ATGAAACATTATAAAAATTTCAAAAAAGTAGAGCCGACCGCAGCGCAGATTAAGCGATTCGGCAAAGAAGCAGCTCGACGCATGGAATTCTTAGCATCTGAAAATAGCGAATGCTGGTTCGAGTGTCAGAAGCTATTCGCAGACGACACGATAAAAATCATGTACGACAGTAACAATATTATTTTAGCGATAGTAGATGAGCCCATACCCGGCATGGGCGATACGCTGTGCGCTGGCGCACTTTGGCCGCGCAACATGTCAGTGATGGAAGTTGCCCCGGCCGATTTCCCTGTGGGGTGTTGTGCTGATGGTGCGTGGAGCGTGATGGGCGGCGAAATCATTCGTGATGAAAAGCTGGTCGAGCTGCTGGCAATTCGACGCAACACGAAAATACGCGATAAAAAAGTAATGGCAGCTATGGCGCAACTGAACATGCTTCAGATTAGTGCAACGATGAAAGCATCCCGCTCCGGCGATACTGAGAAGCTTGCAGCATTGCACAAAGAAATTATCACTCTGCGTGATATTGATTTGACTCTCGAAAACCCTGCATGGCCCGAAACCGCTTAA